Below is a window of Musa acuminata AAA Group cultivar baxijiao chromosome BXJ3-11, Cavendish_Baxijiao_AAA, whole genome shotgun sequence DNA.
caacaaacaaaataattttgattgaaaatgcttgatGTTTAATGATCTGGATGACTCTTGTTTAacaatgcatgatgatttgaagtaatgatgattttcatgatttatgatttattgatctggatgactcttgtgataaatcttattttttgatttcaaacatgatgcatgattttgacattaaaaaaaaaacttgggtATGCTCGTATAAAAtctatcacatgaattgaaacaactaaacaaGGAATGCATTTTTAAAATttctctctatcttatcgattttttaataaaaaaaattgataaatctatttatgtcattttgaatctcttgaaagtgattttgatgttttgacagtttgaatttgaatttgaatgagtcttatctatatcaaattcttgatttctcaaaatttgatacttgagatttttttttgtgaatcaagatccttgttctcctatgtttccttttgttaaagagaatatttatgaatcatgatttttctcttgatttctcaaaattgatGACTTAAGAATTCCTTTaaagattacttgatatttgatattctaagatttctttttgctatttacaaaagaaatgacttatcaaaatgaatcatgacttgatccttcatgatatttgatattgatatctttcatattatgattttcatatgaaCAATTCTTTTGTATTAGTTGTATACCTTATGTCATgtttgaaaattaatgtaaaggaaaattatttacaacattgtattattcccttccttTTTGACACTAACATAGGAGGAGAaagattactagcttgcacattgcaaaggaaaaaaaacttactagcttgcacttctcaaaagagaaaaaagaatttgctagcttgcacatctcaaaagacaaGCAAAATGCTAATTTGctcatctcaagaaaagcaaagccTCAAAACTTGAAAGAGAATTAAAACTTGACAATTCACTATCTtgcaaaatgatgaaaaatttactaaattgctaacttgcaagtCTAAAAAATTGCTAattgcacttctcatttttgttgatgacggaGGGGGAGAATATATgatgatgttttgaaattattatttgacattttgaatgatgtatgcaatgataatgTAATGACTtgctttgatatgacatgttgaggttgtatcaatatgatatatttatagggggagtttagttatactccgtcatcaattgattgtcatcattaaaaaaagggagattatttaatctcgaattttgatgatgaaatcaattgataagtttatgatttaatatatattttgagtgacataggactagcttcgatcatggagagataatttgattaaagtatgaagaatcaatgttaggacgaagtggaacatgtcagaagattagacgttgagctgaaggatcggtcgacatgttaacagaaggcttcatgccatgagttcgatgatcgagccaagaagatcggacattgcaccaaggagatcatatgttgcgagaagacaacatgccaattaggcaatataccgaaggagaggacaatgcatcgAAGAGTCGGATGAagtaccggatgaaccaatgatatgtcggacaacatttgattaatgctttgtaataattctcTAGactgaagtagttttagttctaattaggtTGATTTATAATGTAATtaggctaacttaattaggggccaattaggctcgaaTTAAGGTTGTTTTAGGCTAAGTgagaggcccatttagtgacccatagttggcccaagcGGTGACACTaccaaactgggcagtggtaccatcaatctgggtgatggtaccacccagtgttagtattATAAGCGATAGTACtgtccagcataggcggtggtaccatcaggacccgggaaaccccggatgagatattttttggctctatttttttaagtcatttaggatctataaatatctcactctttcttgcttggggaagcaagaaattgagtagaaaggggCTGTGATTCTGAGATAAAAGTGTtgaaaagttgagttccctcatcCTTGAGCTTAGATGTTGttttaagggaggtgtgtgagggttaccttgagaggtgtaaaggttatctcctaaacctataaaaataagaaagagttataagggtagttgatctttgcccattgaaataaGATCGATAATGAAAGCCGATGgcttcgagtgaagaggaatcaggagtggacataggtcacgatgaccgaagcactataaaatctagtttgcatttactttatgcttttcatttacattgcaaactgatttcttactcccACTACTCTTATTACGGTTACGAacgtgttttcaagttaacatcttttcgacACGAGCTTTATCGAATAAAGTTTCGAATCGTCATAATTTTTACAAAAGTATTAACTCactcaaccccccctcttagtgccgaaacGGTCCTAACgcatatcacacgtgtcatcattctTGCAGGACACTTATGATTAGCACTTCCgctctatgtttttctttttgtgttgACTACCTTTATATGGCTTAGGCATTTCACAAAGTTCTATCTAAGTTACTTTGCTACTCAGTTTGTATTAAGTTGATGATAGCACTTGATCCTACTATTCCATGGGTTAGCCCTCATTTGATGCCAATTTTCACATCAACTCTAAGTGTACATTCATTTGGTGTTGTCTTGGGTCGCTCCTCTAATTGAACTcataatgcatccactaatgtatTACATCATGCAAGATTATATGATGACTTCTCACCGCTCACTCGGTCCGTTGAGATTTTACGGAGTTGTTATCTTAAGGTATATCTCTTCAATATGTGTTGTCCGTTATATATGATTCTCTCTCATAAAGAACCAAGACTTATCTCTCTTGTATATTTATCTTATTTGAAGTAAATTTTCTCTTTGCATTATTTCCTCGggaagttttggagaccaccatccccttgaactGCTTCGCCTTGTTGAACGAATTATGTAATATTTCGCCCATGCaagtgcacttgctagattatgactattcattaatacagcccctactATGCCTCTTAAGGCCTAACAACATGTTGAATTTACTACACACTCTAGCCTTCTACGAATATATCCTTCCCGTACTGATGAGAAAGTCTCAATGATCCATAGCGCCAAGTTTTGGTTGCCTTGGAATGGCTACAAATAGTCCATCGTCCGTATATAATCCTTTGTATGAgtattgaatttttttaattagcAATTCCCCACCTCATTGAGCTTTCCACAACTCTTTCAATTGTGGAGCAACTCATCATactttacatggtctcatcctttatcaaACATCATGCTTATCTTGAGCACCATTAAGTTTGGTTGCTAATAtcaagccatagctcaaacttaaCCATCACAACTTTTGTGCGCTGGGCGTTCTTCCCAATCCATTTGTTCTCGTGATGTCTCTCGTATGAATGGCTAGTCATTTCTTTAAATGTCAATCTTGGATTGTCACTCTTTTGAGTGATTCCTTTTTTCTATATCTCAATGCTCGTTTCCTTCAAACGATCGTGCGTGCTGCCTACCCTCAACGCAACTCAGTTAGGTCCCacatgtttgcatgccaagtatttttatgtgtgcttgtcccactttgataccatttgtcatgaaTTTAGCTGATTTTATCTTAGTCATGTGTTACCCTTATGTGTCCTGTCGCAAAGGCTCAACGTGTGTGTTGACACATGGCTGCCTTCGATTTCGACCCAAAAAAACTCTATTTAAATCCCTCcatcttttttactttttaattttttttattatcgttcttgtattttttatttttaaaataaaaataaaaattatatcttgAGCTGGGGAAATGCACAGAATATCGTATATCAGGATTTTAATTTctaatttttctttatatatatatatattatttgtatatttttttatatattaatgctCATTAAAGGGTTTGGTAAATCAATATAGTTTGAGTGGGATAAATAAAGTTTTAAACTTTCAACTATCGGTGATTGCATTAGAACACCCTCGTATTAATATTTTAGGCGTAACACACTTCCAATTGATTTGCCTCTAGTAAGAAGTCATGCGAACACCGATATGACACAATTCAAATCGTTTCGAATTGACTATGTTGAGACATATCTTAATCTGGAAATTTAAAAGAATATGTGACATTGTTGAGGTTAAGAATCCCTATCCCTATCCGTATCTTAAATGATACACGCAACTTTACATCAAAGAAACGTCTATTACCAATGTTGATTGATTTGATATGAACGCCGCCGTCTTGGTGAACCATGGGGATGGGGGGTGTTGATCAGCACGAATCACGAAGCTGCACCCCTACCCCTCAGTCGTAAAGCCCCACCGACCTCGAGGAGGCCGCCCATATCCCTTGTGGAATGATTAAAACCCTAACGGCCCTGGGAGTCCCCTTCCTTTCTTCGCCGAACCGAAAGCGGAGCATCGAATCGAAGCCACAACGGACTCACAGGACGCTGGATGGTGTACGTATTGTGTTCTGCCCCATCTCTCTGCTGGGTTTGATGCTACTGGTTCTTGGCTAAATGCGATTTTTCCGAACAATTTTGGGGTTTCTTACAACAGCATCGTGCTAGTCTTTCGATATCTTCGATGTGGGTATGCTCTTTTAGGCCTTCCCCACCTCTCCTGATTCCGTGAAAAAAAAAGGGATTAATTCTCGTGACAAAATACGTGGGCTTGATTTGTAGTTACAATGAGGAACTAAAATTCGCCTCTTTGGTATCGATTATTTTGGCATTGTGGATTTTTCTAGTGTCGAGCTCCCaaaatttgttcttttttttaagGGTCATTGTGACTTTTTGGTATTGATAGAAAAAAGAGCAGCTTTCCCTTCTCGGTCTATTGATTTCTATCATGTTTCGTGAAGAAGATTGATCGACGGtattttatgtatatattttattCTTAACAGTTAATCGTTGATTTGTTCCATATGGTGGTCATCTTGTTCAAGCACTGGGGAGTAATATGATAAGAAGGATGACTTGATTACATGGAGCGTCAGTAATCTCATTTTTCAACTGGAATAGATGATATGGTGAAGATGGTGTTCACGCAGCAGTGCGCGAGTGACATTTGTTGCTCTTATGGATCATCATTCCCATTTCGCTCAATCCATGCGTATGGTTCTCAGGCATGTTCATCTACGGCGCTCTCTGTGGTTCATGTGGATTACTCGAAGAAGCTCAAGCTTAAGCATGACATACAGCTTGATAGTTCTGCAGCTCTCCGAGTTGGCCCTGCGGGGACGGTTGATGGAAGCAACAAAAGCAACTATAATTCAGAAAAGGCAACACCAGTCAATTATGCTAAACCCCTGCGATTATCAACTTCCAATGCAAGTGGCTCGACCCTTGATGGGTATCATGTGGAGCATGATGAGACCTCCAATAATGATGTCCTTTGTAATCTCTGTGAGAATGGAAAACTCATGGAAGCCTGCAATTTGGTTGATGTTATGGCTCGGTTAAGTCAGGTACCAGATCTCCAATCATGCGTAAACCTGATTCGTGGTTTGATCAATGTTGATAGGATTGAGAAGGCCGTTCGTGTTCTTCAGGTGATGATTTTATCTGGTGGGGTTCCAGACATAATCACGTATAACAAATTAATCGGTGGTCTCTGCAGGAGAGGTCAGCTGAATTCTGCAATCAAACTAGTTGAAGATATGGGTTTCTGTGGTTGCCCTCCAGACGTGATTACATTTAACACTTTATTTAGGTCCATGTTTGAGCATGGTAAGTATGATGAGGCAATCTGGTTTTGGAAAGATCAGTTAAGGAAAGGTTATCCGCCATATCTCATTTCTTACACAATTCTTCTCGAACTCGTGTGCAAATACTGTGGTATTCGGCGAGCCATGAATGCTATGGAAGATTTGGCCTTTGACGGATGCCATCCTGACCTTGTGACCTTTAATTctcttatcaatttgatatgcAAAAGGGGTAAATTTGAGGATGTGGCAATGGTTGTAGGTGGCCTTATGTCACATGGTCTGGAGCCCAATGCAGTCACCTATAACACCTTACTTCACTCATTCTGTATTAAGGGAAAGTGGGCTGAAGCTGATGATATGCTTTTTATCATGAAGGAAGCTTCATACCCTCCAACTGTGGTTACATACAATATCTTAATCAACAGCTTGTGCAAATACCAGATTCTAGATCGGGCAATTGATGTCTTGCATAAAATGTTAAATGAGGGATGCTCCCCAGATATAGTCACTTACAACACCCTTCTTGCAGCAATGTGTAAAGTGGACATGATAGAAGAGGCTCTAAATATACTTCATAGTCTTAGGGATAATGGATATTCTCTGGTTGTCATATCATATAACACCTTGATAGATGGATTAGCAAAGAAGGGTGAGATAAAGAAAGCAATGGTTTTGTTTGATGAGATGGTCAATGATGGTATTACTCCTGATGATATCACTTTTGGTTCTCTAGTTATGGGATTTTGCAAGCAAGGCATGGTGCATGAAGCAGTAGAGATGCTACAAGAGATGGTTAAGATCAACTGCAGGATTAGAGGCAGCACTTTTACCCTTGTGATACAGGCACTATGCAGAAATGGAAAGCTAGATACTGCTATCGAGATTGTAAGTATAATGGTA
It encodes the following:
- the LOC103971633 gene encoding pentatricopeptide repeat-containing protein At1g08610 isoform X2; amino-acid sequence: MVKMVFTQQCASDICCSYGSSFPFRSIHAYGSQACSSTALSVVHVDYSKKLKLKHDIQLDSSAALRVGPAGTVDGSNKSNYNSEKATPVNYAKPLRLSTSNASGSTLDGYHVEHDETSNNDVLCNLCENGKLMEACNLVDVMARLSQVMILSGGVPDIITYNKLIGGLCRRGQLNSAIKLVEDMGFCGCPPDVITFNTLFRSMFEHGKYDEAIWFWKDQLRKGYPPYLISYTILLELVCKYCGIRRAMNAMEDLAFDGCHPDLVTFNSLINLICKRGKFEDVAMVVGGLMSHGLEPNAVTYNTLLHSFCIKGKWAEADDMLFIMKEASYPPTVVTYNILINSLCKYQILDRAIDVLHKMLNEGCSPDIVTYNTLLAAMCKVDMIEEALNILHSLRDNGYSLVVISYNTLIDGLAKKGEIKKAMVLFDEMVNDGITPDDITFGSLVMGFCKQGMVHEAVEMLQEMVKINCRIRGSTFTLVIQALCRNGKLDTAIEIVSIMVSRYSKPSKAGYTSLVRAVAASGMTEAATKLRKVFIEHKILKEDS
- the LOC103971633 gene encoding pentatricopeptide repeat-containing protein At1g08610 isoform X1, which produces MVKMVFTQQCASDICCSYGSSFPFRSIHAYGSQACSSTALSVVHVDYSKKLKLKHDIQLDSSAALRVGPAGTVDGSNKSNYNSEKATPVNYAKPLRLSTSNASGSTLDGYHVEHDETSNNDVLCNLCENGKLMEACNLVDVMARLSQVPDLQSCVNLIRGLINVDRIEKAVRVLQVMILSGGVPDIITYNKLIGGLCRRGQLNSAIKLVEDMGFCGCPPDVITFNTLFRSMFEHGKYDEAIWFWKDQLRKGYPPYLISYTILLELVCKYCGIRRAMNAMEDLAFDGCHPDLVTFNSLINLICKRGKFEDVAMVVGGLMSHGLEPNAVTYNTLLHSFCIKGKWAEADDMLFIMKEASYPPTVVTYNILINSLCKYQILDRAIDVLHKMLNEGCSPDIVTYNTLLAAMCKVDMIEEALNILHSLRDNGYSLVVISYNTLIDGLAKKGEIKKAMVLFDEMVNDGITPDDITFGSLVMGFCKQGMVHEAVEMLQEMVKINCRIRGSTFTLVIQALCRNGKLDTAIEIVSIMVSRYSKPSKAGYTSLVRAVAASGMTEAATKLRKVFIEHKILKEDS